The Burkholderia pyrrocinia genome has a segment encoding these proteins:
- a CDS encoding YbdK family carboxylate-amine ligase: MALETFVNSEPFTFGVELEIQVVNTHNYDLTKAASDLMRLIQGETFPGNITPEITESMIELSTGICHTHEQAVGELHAIRDVLVKAADQLNVGLAGGGTHAFQQWSDRQIYDAPRFQYISELYGYLAKQFTVFGQHVHIGCPDPDSALFLLHSLSRFIPHFIALSASSPFVQNVDTGFHSARLNSVFAFPLSGRAPFVLTWDSFEEYFMKMVNTGVVNSMKDFYWDIRPKPGYGTIEVRVMDTPLSVDRAAAIACYIQTLARYLLTDRPLKLSEDDYLVYTFNRFEACRFGLEGTCVNPQTGERRTIAEDILDTLDKIAPHAAALGSRAALDEIGALAKARVNDASWLRTVFKQEKSLNETVRQQCLRWRE, from the coding sequence ATGGCACTCGAAACCTTCGTCAATTCCGAACCGTTCACGTTCGGCGTCGAACTGGAGATCCAGGTCGTCAACACGCACAACTACGACCTGACCAAGGCTGCATCCGACCTGATGCGCCTGATCCAGGGCGAGACCTTTCCGGGCAACATCACACCGGAAATCACCGAGAGCATGATCGAGCTGTCGACCGGCATCTGCCATACGCACGAGCAGGCGGTCGGCGAGCTGCATGCGATCCGCGACGTGCTCGTGAAGGCGGCCGACCAGCTCAACGTCGGACTTGCCGGCGGCGGCACGCACGCGTTCCAGCAATGGAGCGACCGGCAGATCTACGATGCGCCGCGCTTCCAGTACATCTCCGAGCTGTACGGTTATCTGGCCAAACAGTTCACCGTGTTCGGCCAGCACGTGCATATCGGCTGTCCCGATCCCGACAGCGCGCTGTTCCTGCTGCACTCGTTGTCGCGCTTCATTCCGCACTTCATCGCGCTGTCCGCATCGTCTCCGTTCGTGCAGAACGTCGATACGGGCTTCCATTCGGCACGCCTGAATTCGGTGTTCGCGTTCCCGCTGTCGGGCCGCGCGCCGTTCGTGCTGACCTGGGACAGCTTCGAGGAGTACTTCATGAAGATGGTGAACACGGGTGTGGTCAACTCGATGAAGGACTTCTACTGGGACATCCGTCCGAAGCCCGGCTACGGGACGATCGAGGTGCGCGTGATGGATACGCCGCTGTCGGTCGACCGCGCGGCGGCGATCGCCTGCTACATCCAGACGCTCGCGCGCTACCTGCTGACCGACCGGCCGCTGAAGCTGTCGGAGGACGACTACCTCGTCTACACGTTCAACCGTTTCGAAGCGTGCCGCTTCGGGCTCGAGGGTACCTGCGTGAATCCTCAGACGGGTGAGCGCCGCACGATCGCCGAGGACATCCTCGACACGCTCGACAAGATCGCGCCGCATGCGGCCGCGCTCGGTTCGCGCGCGGCGCTCGACGAGATCGGCGCGCTTGCCAAGGCGCGCGTGAACGACGCATCGTGGTTGAGAACCGTTTTCAAACAGGAAAAATCGCTCAACGAGACGGTCAGGCAGCAGTGCTTACGTTGGCGTGAATGA
- the mnmC gene encoding bifunctional tRNA (5-methylaminomethyl-2-thiouridine)(34)-methyltransferase MnmD/FAD-dependent 5-carboxymethylaminomethyl-2-thiouridine(34) oxidoreductase MnmC: protein MPDRLVPATLALRDDGTLVSPEYGDLHRDASGALAHAHRAFVSGNGLPARWQGRRTFTIVATGFDTGSRFLATWAAWRDDPARCERLHFVAVEPRPFSRDDLRRAILHIVANTTISADVDALVDAWPMLVPGLHRLEFDEGRVVLTLAFGDAIDMLTKLVARADAFYLDSFTSSNDADLRSTDVVRTLAKIAGERATFATHANSAAVKHALGESGFTYREVDDWLVGEYAPRWRARRHEPPRALTVTARRAIVIGAGLAGCAVVERLAARGWDVTLIERHERIASEASGNPAGVFHPLMTRDDNVASRLTRGGFLHAIARWRALERAGHAFARSTHGMIHLAESADDFARMRDAFDAFGAPSDYVSLLDTEAARAHLKLPVAHGGLLFPHGGAVWPAGLCAAQCAAAGERVRLLASTGVARLERRGDAWHALDAAGGTLADAPVVVLANAGDAVRLAGLQHVVLQPVRGQLTLLPPGSTAPLPCPAIGDGYAVPLDDGTLLIGATFEPDDVDPAMRAAGHVENLDRVRHLLPGLIGDAPDPATLRGRVAFRWVVGDRLPLIGPLADEAQAVANARALSGAKARDLPRTPGLYGAFGFGSRGLVWAALGAELIASQLEGEPWPLERELAEAVDPARFLIRALRARRVGSAG, encoded by the coding sequence ATGCCCGACCGACTTGTTCCCGCCACGCTCGCGCTTCGCGACGACGGCACGCTCGTTTCGCCCGAGTACGGCGACCTCCATCGCGACGCATCAGGCGCGCTTGCGCACGCGCATCGCGCGTTCGTCTCCGGTAACGGACTGCCGGCGCGCTGGCAGGGCCGCCGCACGTTCACGATCGTCGCGACCGGATTCGACACGGGCAGCCGCTTCCTCGCAACATGGGCCGCGTGGCGCGACGATCCCGCGCGCTGCGAACGGCTGCATTTCGTCGCAGTCGAGCCGCGTCCGTTCTCGCGCGACGACCTGCGCCGTGCGATCTTGCATATAGTTGCTAACACAACCATATCGGCCGACGTGGATGCACTGGTCGACGCGTGGCCGATGCTCGTGCCGGGCCTGCACCGGCTCGAATTCGACGAAGGGCGTGTGGTGCTCACGCTCGCGTTCGGCGACGCAATCGACATGTTGACGAAGCTCGTCGCGCGCGCCGATGCGTTCTATCTCGATAGCTTCACGTCATCGAACGACGCGGATCTCCGCTCGACCGACGTGGTTCGTACGCTCGCGAAGATCGCCGGCGAACGCGCAACGTTTGCGACGCATGCGAATTCCGCTGCCGTGAAACACGCACTCGGCGAATCGGGTTTCACGTATCGCGAAGTCGACGATTGGCTCGTCGGCGAATATGCGCCGCGCTGGCGCGCGCGCCGGCACGAGCCGCCGCGCGCACTGACCGTTACGGCGCGCCGTGCGATCGTGATCGGCGCGGGCCTGGCCGGCTGCGCGGTCGTCGAGCGCCTGGCCGCGCGCGGCTGGGACGTCACGCTGATCGAGCGGCACGAACGGATCGCAAGCGAAGCGTCGGGCAATCCGGCCGGAGTATTCCATCCATTGATGACACGCGACGACAACGTCGCAAGCCGGCTCACGCGCGGCGGCTTCCTGCACGCGATCGCGCGCTGGCGCGCACTCGAACGCGCGGGTCATGCGTTCGCGCGCAGCACGCACGGGATGATCCATCTCGCCGAATCGGCCGACGACTTCGCGCGGATGCGCGACGCATTCGATGCGTTCGGCGCGCCGTCCGACTATGTGTCACTGCTCGATACCGAGGCCGCGCGCGCGCATCTGAAACTGCCGGTCGCGCATGGCGGCCTGCTGTTTCCGCACGGCGGCGCCGTCTGGCCGGCCGGGCTGTGCGCGGCGCAATGCGCGGCGGCCGGTGAACGCGTGCGCTTGCTCGCGTCGACCGGCGTCGCGCGGCTCGAGCGGCGGGGCGACGCATGGCATGCGCTCGATGCGGCAGGCGGCACGCTGGCTGACGCGCCCGTCGTCGTGCTTGCGAACGCGGGCGACGCCGTGCGACTCGCGGGCCTGCAGCATGTCGTGCTGCAACCGGTGCGCGGCCAGCTCACGCTGCTGCCGCCGGGCAGTACGGCGCCGCTGCCGTGCCCGGCGATCGGCGACGGTTACGCGGTGCCGCTCGACGACGGCACGCTGCTGATCGGTGCGACGTTCGAACCCGACGACGTCGATCCCGCGATGCGCGCGGCCGGCCACGTCGAAAACCTCGACCGCGTGCGGCACCTGTTGCCGGGCCTGATCGGCGACGCGCCGGACCCCGCCACGCTGCGCGGCCGCGTTGCATTCCGCTGGGTCGTCGGCGATCGTCTGCCGCTGATCGGCCCGCTCGCAGACGAAGCGCAGGCCGTCGCAAACGCACGCGCGCTGAGCGGTGCAAAGGCGCGCGACCTGCCGCGCACGCCCGGCCTCTACGGCGCATTCGGCTTTGGCTCGCGCGGCCTCGTGTGGGCCGCGCTCGGCGCCGAACTGATCGCATCGCAACTCGAAGGCGAGCCGTGGCCGCTCGAGCGCGAACTCGCCGAAGCCGTCGATCCCGCACGCTTCCTGATCCGCGCACTGCGCGCGCGCCGCGTCGGCTCAGCCGGCTGA
- a CDS encoding MarR family winged helix-turn-helix transcriptional regulator, which translates to MSEGVYGNQASGRVTHSLLRLSTAMRSQAWDWAEGAGLTPTQGEILVLLLQRKGPMRLGEIARETQLTAATTSDAVSTLETKGLVEKRRALDDGRALAVRLSARGRTAAKKALQWPEFLTKAVGKLGADEQGALYRALLKTLRELQVAGATPPQRMCVTCTHFQPGKLSKKTVHYCAALDISMSDSDLRLDCSVQEEADAATQKKTWKIFAG; encoded by the coding sequence ATGAGCGAAGGCGTTTACGGGAACCAGGCTTCGGGACGTGTCACCCACAGCCTGCTGCGGTTGAGTACGGCCATGCGAAGCCAGGCATGGGATTGGGCGGAAGGCGCGGGCCTCACGCCGACGCAGGGCGAGATCCTCGTGCTGCTGCTGCAGCGCAAGGGCCCGATGCGGCTCGGCGAGATCGCGCGCGAGACGCAGCTCACCGCGGCGACCACGAGCGATGCGGTCAGCACGCTCGAGACGAAGGGGCTCGTCGAGAAGCGCCGTGCGCTGGACGACGGCCGTGCACTGGCCGTGCGCCTGTCGGCGCGTGGCCGTACGGCCGCGAAGAAGGCGCTGCAATGGCCTGAATTCCTGACGAAAGCGGTCGGCAAGCTCGGCGCGGACGAGCAGGGCGCACTGTATCGCGCGCTGCTGAAGACGCTGCGCGAGCTGCAGGTCGCCGGTGCGACGCCGCCGCAGCGCATGTGCGTGACGTGCACCCACTTCCAGCCGGGCAAGCTGTCGAAGAAGACCGTGCATTACTGCGCGGCGCTCGACATCTCGATGTCCGACAGCGACCTGCGTCTCGACTGCTCGGTGCAGGAAGAGGCAGACGCGGCGACGCAGAAGAAGACCTGGAAGATTTTCGCAGGCTGA
- the gspD gene encoding type II secretion system secretin GspD codes for MTRNRFVMRRVATTLIVAGIIVSQAAYAQVTLNFVNADIDQVAKAIGAATGKTIIVDPRVKGQLNLVAERPVPEDQALKTLQSALRMQGFALVQDHGVLKVVPEADAKLQGVPTYVGNAPQARGDQVITQVFELHNESANNLLPVLRPLISPNNTVTAYPANNTIVVTDYADNVRRIAQIIAGVDSAAGAQVQVIPLRNANAIDLAAQLQKMLDPGAIGNSDATLKVSVTADPRTNSLMLRASSASRLAAAKRLVQQLDAPSAVPGNMHVVPLRNADAVKLAKTLRGMLGKSGSDSGSSASSNDANSFNQSGGSSSSGNFSTGTSGTPPLPSGGLGGSSSSSSGYGGSSGSGGGLGSGGLLGGDKDKGDDNQPGGMIQADSATNSLIITASDPVYRNLRSVIDQLDARRAQVYIEALIVELNSNTSGNLGIQWQIAQGQFLGGTNFSAPGTPSGNILGVSGAVAAGGTAGLGALGQTLLPGLNVGWLHNMFGVQGLGALLNYFAGVSDANVLSTPNLITLDNEEAKIVVGQNVPIPTGSYSNLTSGNTNNAFNTYDRRDVGLTLHVKPQITDGGILKLQLYTEDSAVVTSTLTATTGPTFTKRSIQSTILADNGEIIVLGGLMQDNYNVSNSKVPLLGDIPWIGQLFRSESKNRQKTNLMVFLRPVIITDRQTAQAVSANRYDYIQGVTGSYKSDNNVMRDKDDPTVPPMPLGPSEGGSALNLFDLTKIRRQQQGPQPAQQAQPAVQPQAVPQQQMQQQPLTAPPGASQ; via the coding sequence ATGACAAGAAATCGCTTCGTTATGCGGCGCGTCGCCACGACCCTGATCGTCGCCGGCATCATCGTCTCGCAGGCCGCCTACGCTCAGGTCACGCTCAACTTCGTGAATGCGGATATCGACCAGGTCGCGAAAGCGATCGGCGCCGCAACCGGCAAGACCATCATCGTCGACCCCCGTGTGAAGGGGCAGCTCAACCTCGTTGCCGAACGTCCGGTGCCGGAAGACCAGGCGCTGAAGACGCTGCAGTCGGCGCTGCGCATGCAGGGCTTCGCGCTCGTGCAGGATCACGGCGTGCTGAAGGTCGTGCCCGAGGCCGACGCGAAGCTGCAGGGTGTGCCGACCTATGTCGGCAATGCGCCGCAGGCGCGCGGCGACCAGGTGATCACGCAGGTGTTCGAGCTGCACAACGAATCGGCGAACAACCTGCTGCCTGTGCTGCGGCCGCTGATCTCGCCGAACAACACGGTGACGGCCTACCCGGCGAACAACACGATCGTCGTGACCGACTACGCGGACAACGTGCGCCGCATCGCGCAGATCATCGCGGGCGTCGACAGCGCCGCGGGCGCGCAGGTACAGGTCATTCCGCTGCGCAACGCGAACGCGATCGACCTCGCCGCGCAACTGCAGAAAATGCTCGACCCGGGCGCGATCGGCAACAGCGACGCAACGCTGAAAGTGTCGGTCACGGCCGACCCGCGCACCAACTCGCTGATGCTGCGCGCGTCGAGCGCATCGCGCCTCGCGGCCGCGAAGCGCCTCGTGCAGCAGCTCGACGCGCCGAGCGCGGTGCCCGGCAACATGCACGTCGTGCCGCTGCGCAACGCCGATGCGGTGAAGCTCGCGAAGACGCTGCGCGGGATGCTCGGCAAGAGCGGTAGCGACAGCGGCTCGTCGGCGTCGTCCAACGATGCGAACAGCTTCAACCAGAGCGGCGGCTCGTCGTCGAGCGGCAACTTCTCGACCGGCACGTCCGGCACCCCGCCGCTGCCTTCGGGCGGCCTCGGCGGTTCGTCGTCGTCCTCGTCGGGGTACGGCGGTTCGTCGGGCAGCGGCGGCGGTCTCGGCAGCGGCGGCCTGCTCGGCGGCGACAAGGACAAGGGCGACGACAACCAGCCGGGCGGCATGATCCAGGCCGATTCGGCGACCAACTCGCTGATCATCACCGCGTCGGATCCGGTCTACCGGAACCTGCGATCGGTGATCGACCAGCTCGACGCGCGGCGCGCGCAGGTCTATATCGAGGCGCTGATCGTCGAGCTGAACTCGAACACGTCCGGCAACCTCGGCATCCAGTGGCAGATCGCCCAAGGCCAGTTTCTCGGCGGCACGAACTTCAGCGCCCCCGGTACGCCCAGCGGCAACATCCTCGGGGTGTCGGGCGCGGTTGCCGCGGGTGGTACGGCGGGGCTCGGCGCGCTGGGGCAGACGCTCCTGCCGGGCCTGAACGTCGGCTGGCTGCACAACATGTTCGGCGTGCAGGGCCTCGGCGCGCTGCTGAATTATTTCGCGGGCGTGAGCGACGCGAACGTGCTGTCGACGCCGAACCTCATCACGCTCGACAACGAAGAGGCGAAGATCGTCGTCGGCCAGAACGTGCCGATTCCAACGGGGTCGTATTCGAACCTGACGAGCGGCAACACGAACAACGCATTCAATACCTACGATCGCCGCGATGTCGGCCTCACGCTGCACGTGAAGCCGCAGATCACCGACGGCGGCATCCTGAAGCTGCAGCTCTACACCGAGGATTCGGCGGTCGTCACCAGCACGTTGACCGCCACGACCGGCCCGACCTTCACCAAGCGCTCGATCCAGTCGACGATCCTGGCGGACAACGGCGAAATCATCGTGCTCGGCGGCCTGATGCAGGACAACTACAACGTGTCGAACAGCAAGGTGCCGCTGCTGGGCGACATCCCGTGGATCGGCCAGCTGTTCCGCTCGGAATCGAAGAACCGACAGAAGACCAACCTGATGGTGTTCCTGCGCCCGGTGATCATCACCGACCGGCAGACCGCGCAGGCGGTGTCGGCGAACCGCTACGACTATATCCAGGGCGTCACGGGCTCGTATAAGTCTGACAACAACGTCATGCGTGACAAGGACGATCCGACCGTTCCGCCGATGCCGCTCGGCCCGAGCGAAGGCGGCTCGGCACTGAACCTGTTCGACCTGACGAAGATTCGCCGCCAGCAGCAGGGCCCGCAGCCGGCGCAGCAGGCGCAACCGGCCGTCCAGCCGCAAGCCGTGCCGCAGCAGCAGATGCAGCAACAGCCGCTGACGGCGCCGCCGGGAGCCTCGCAGTGA
- a CDS encoding HU family DNA-binding protein has product MNKQELIDAVAAQTGASKAQTGETLDTLLEVIKKAVSKGDAVQLIGFGSFGSGKRAARTGRNPKTGETIKIPAAKTVKFTAGKAFKDAVNKR; this is encoded by the coding sequence ATGAACAAACAGGAACTGATCGACGCCGTCGCCGCCCAAACGGGCGCCAGCAAGGCTCAAACCGGCGAAACGCTGGACACGCTGCTCGAAGTCATCAAGAAGGCCGTGTCGAAGGGTGATGCGGTTCAGCTGATCGGCTTCGGCAGCTTCGGTTCGGGCAAGCGCGCAGCACGTACGGGCCGCAACCCGAAGACCGGCGAAACCATCAAGATCCCGGCAGCCAAGACGGTCAAGTTCACGGCTGGCAAGGCGTTCAAGGACGCCGTCAACAAGCGTTAA
- a CDS encoding cation:proton antiporter — translation MKSAFSFLPNWPLAPDAVFWAGLALFAAGLCGELCYRAWRLPRITGYAVIGLVAGSFGFGVIDASTDETSRLLIDVALGLLLFELGSRLDLRWIRRNPWLIASSLAEATLTFVLVLFVMLALGVSGMVALVLSAIAIATSPSMVIQLKTELRAEGQVSQRLITLTALNSVYAIVLTKLVTSWLHQEAYGNVFATILQPLYLIAGSFIVAYLVARSCNFLFRHMTSTMRDEHSFVALFGLVMLAIAVAQALKLSTLLTLLLAGIIVKNLEARPQLWPEHFGTAGWLLTVVLFVLTLTSFTWGDIALGGLLAIVLIVTRLVAKLAGVVAFAKPSGIGMKQGVALGIALTPMSALSYLLVDDTYQLYPNFDPHLRAIVMCTIVILQLVSPFVVYRCLSAVGERSDSN, via the coding sequence ATGAAGTCGGCGTTCTCATTCCTGCCCAACTGGCCGCTCGCGCCGGATGCCGTGTTCTGGGCCGGGCTCGCGCTGTTCGCGGCCGGCCTGTGTGGCGAACTGTGCTATCGCGCATGGCGCCTGCCGCGCATCACCGGCTATGCGGTGATCGGTCTCGTCGCCGGTTCGTTCGGATTCGGCGTGATCGACGCAAGCACCGACGAAACGTCGCGGCTGCTGATCGACGTCGCGCTCGGCCTGCTGCTGTTCGAGCTCGGCAGCCGCCTCGACCTGCGCTGGATCCGGCGCAATCCGTGGCTCATCGCGTCGAGCCTCGCGGAGGCCACGCTGACGTTCGTGCTCGTGCTGTTCGTGATGCTCGCGCTCGGCGTGTCGGGAATGGTCGCGCTCGTGCTGTCGGCGATCGCGATCGCGACGTCGCCGTCGATGGTGATCCAGCTCAAGACCGAACTGCGCGCGGAAGGGCAGGTATCGCAGCGCCTCATCACGCTGACCGCGCTCAACAGCGTGTATGCGATCGTGCTGACCAAGCTCGTGACGAGCTGGCTCCACCAGGAAGCGTACGGCAACGTTTTCGCAACGATCCTGCAGCCGCTCTACCTGATCGCCGGGTCGTTCATCGTCGCGTATCTCGTCGCGCGTTCGTGCAATTTCCTGTTCCGTCACATGACGTCGACGATGCGCGACGAGCATTCGTTCGTCGCGCTGTTCGGGCTCGTGATGCTTGCGATTGCCGTCGCACAGGCGCTGAAGCTGTCGACGCTGCTCACGCTGCTGCTCGCCGGCATCATCGTGAAGAATCTCGAAGCGCGTCCGCAGCTGTGGCCCGAGCACTTCGGCACGGCCGGCTGGCTGCTGACGGTGGTGCTGTTCGTGCTGACGCTCACGTCGTTCACGTGGGGCGACATCGCGCTCGGCGGGCTGCTCGCGATCGTGCTGATCGTCACGCGGCTCGTCGCGAAGCTGGCCGGCGTCGTCGCGTTCGCGAAGCCGAGCGGCATCGGGATGAAGCAGGGCGTCGCGCTCGGCATCGCGCTGACGCCGATGTCCGCGCTGTCGTACCTGCTCGTCGACGATACCTACCAGCTCTATCCGAATTTCGACCCGCACCTGCGTGCGATCGTGATGTGCACGATCGTGATCCTGCAGCTCGTCAGCCCGTTCGTCGTCTACCGCTGCCTGTCGGCGGTCGGCGAACGCAGCGACAGCAACTGA
- a CDS encoding lytic transglycosylase domain-containing protein has protein sequence MNRRFASIALIAAGAWFASANARADCFDEAAKYQQVNPLILRAIAWQESRNRPGALNKNTNGSIDYGLMQINSIHLTTLSRYGIDRGTLMEPCKNVYIAAWHLKQKMNRYGNTWQAVGAYHSETPSLRDKYARQIAGILTQWKLLPPAP, from the coding sequence ATGAACAGACGGTTCGCTTCGATCGCGTTGATCGCCGCAGGCGCGTGGTTCGCCAGCGCAAACGCACGCGCGGATTGTTTCGACGAGGCCGCGAAATACCAGCAGGTCAATCCGCTGATCCTGCGCGCGATCGCGTGGCAGGAATCGCGCAACCGGCCCGGCGCGCTGAACAAGAACACGAACGGCTCGATCGACTACGGCCTGATGCAGATCAATTCGATCCACCTGACGACGCTGTCGCGCTACGGGATCGACCGCGGCACGCTGATGGAACCGTGCAAGAACGTCTATATCGCCGCGTGGCATCTCAAACAGAAGATGAACCGCTACGGCAACACGTGGCAGGCCGTCGGCGCCTATCATTCCGAAACGCCGTCGCTGCGCGACAAGTACGCGCGGCAGATCGCCGGCATCCTGACGCAGTGGAAGCTGCTGCCGCCCGCGCCATGA
- a CDS encoding GTP-binding protein, producing MCTAMNQPLPVTVLSGFLGAGKTTLLNHILANRAGLKVAVIVNDLAAVNIDASLVRDAQALSHIEERLVEMSNGCICCTLRDDLLVEIRNLASEGRFDAIMIESTGIAEPMPIAETFTFVDDDGESLSKIARLDTLVTVVDAYNFLRDYGSDDALATRGIAASEEDDRTLVELLIEQIEFCDVLVINKADLVGADELARLQHILARLNPRAHQVVSTFGDVPLDEVLNTGRFDFDEAANAPGWLASLDHDHTHCDDPDCHDEHHAHVHGEADEFGIGNFVYRARRPFHPARLWALLHQEWQGVLRSKGFFWLATRNDIAGSLSQAGGVCRHGPAGLWWAAQDRAEWPDDDELLAEIRAEWHGDLDDRTVGDRRQELVLIGIALDADAWREKLDACLLTDAEFAVGAAGWSAFDDPFPGWDVDSHDDDDHGDTQIVHA from the coding sequence GTGTGTACCGCAATGAACCAGCCGTTGCCCGTCACCGTGCTGTCCGGCTTCCTCGGCGCCGGCAAGACCACGCTGCTCAATCACATCCTCGCGAACCGCGCGGGCCTGAAAGTCGCCGTGATCGTCAACGATCTCGCGGCGGTCAACATCGACGCGTCGCTCGTGCGCGACGCGCAGGCGCTGTCGCACATCGAGGAACGCCTCGTCGAAATGTCGAACGGCTGCATCTGCTGCACGCTGCGCGACGACCTGCTCGTCGAGATCCGCAACCTCGCGTCCGAAGGCCGCTTCGACGCGATCATGATCGAATCGACCGGTATCGCAGAGCCGATGCCGATCGCCGAAACCTTCACGTTCGTCGACGATGACGGCGAGTCGCTGTCGAAAATCGCACGGCTCGACACGCTCGTCACCGTGGTCGACGCGTACAACTTCCTGCGCGACTACGGTTCCGACGACGCACTCGCGACGCGCGGCATCGCCGCGTCGGAAGAAGACGACCGGACGCTCGTCGAGCTGCTGATCGAGCAGATCGAATTCTGCGACGTGCTGGTGATCAACAAGGCCGACCTCGTCGGCGCCGACGAACTCGCGCGCCTGCAGCACATCCTCGCGCGGCTCAATCCGCGCGCGCACCAGGTCGTGTCGACATTCGGCGACGTGCCGCTCGACGAAGTGCTGAACACGGGCCGCTTCGATTTCGACGAGGCCGCGAATGCGCCGGGCTGGCTCGCGTCGCTCGATCACGATCACACGCATTGCGACGACCCCGACTGCCATGATGAACATCATGCGCACGTGCACGGCGAAGCCGACGAATTCGGGATCGGCAATTTTGTTTACCGCGCGCGCCGGCCGTTCCATCCGGCACGACTCTGGGCGCTGCTGCACCAGGAGTGGCAGGGCGTGCTGCGCAGCAAGGGCTTCTTCTGGCTCGCGACGCGGAACGACATCGCGGGCTCGCTGTCGCAGGCAGGCGGCGTATGCCGGCATGGTCCGGCAGGTCTCTGGTGGGCCGCGCAGGATCGCGCGGAATGGCCGGACGACGACGAGCTGCTCGCTGAGATCCGCGCCGAATGGCACGGCGATCTCGACGACCGCACGGTCGGCGATCGCCGGCAGGAACTCGTGCTGATCGGCATCGCGCTCGACGCCGATGCATGGCGCGAGAAACTCGACGCGTGCCTGCTGACCGATGCGGAATTCGCCGTCGGCGCGGCGGGATGGAGCGCGTTCGACGATCCGTTCCCGGGGTGGGATGTCGATTCGCACGACGATGACGATCACGGCGACACGCAAATCGTGCATGCCTGA
- a CDS encoding glutamine amidotransferase yields the protein MNAEVVAIRHVHFEDLGSFEQVLGERGRRVRYVDVGSSRFEVLDVLQPSLFVVLGGPLSVYDDAQYPTIAPLAALVRQRIDAGLPILGICLGAQFIARALGARVYPAAQHELGWAPLTLTDAGRASALRHLDGAATSMLHWHGDTFDLPGGAIHLASTPACRHQAFAWGQHVLALQCHPEIRTDRFEPWLIGNAGEIASTPGVDARQLRDDTAQHGPALEAAARRMFAEWLDGVGL from the coding sequence ATGAACGCTGAAGTCGTGGCGATCCGCCACGTGCATTTCGAGGATCTCGGGAGCTTCGAGCAGGTGCTCGGCGAACGGGGCCGACGGGTGCGCTATGTAGACGTCGGGTCGTCGCGGTTCGAGGTGCTGGATGTGCTCCAGCCGTCGCTGTTCGTCGTGCTCGGCGGGCCGCTCAGCGTGTATGACGATGCGCAGTATCCGACGATCGCGCCGCTTGCGGCGCTCGTGCGCCAGCGCATCGACGCGGGGCTGCCGATCCTCGGCATCTGCCTCGGCGCGCAGTTCATCGCCCGTGCGCTCGGCGCGCGCGTCTATCCGGCTGCGCAGCACGAACTCGGCTGGGCGCCGCTGACGCTCACCGATGCCGGCCGCGCGTCGGCGTTGCGTCATCTCGATGGCGCGGCGACGTCGATGCTGCACTGGCACGGCGACACGTTCGACCTGCCGGGCGGCGCGATCCATCTCGCGTCGACGCCGGCGTGCCGCCACCAGGCATTCGCGTGGGGGCAGCACGTGCTGGCGCTGCAATGCCATCCGGAAATCCGCACCGATCGCTTCGAACCGTGGCTGATCGGGAACGCCGGCGAAATCGCGTCGACGCCCGGCGTCGACGCGCGCCAGTTGCGCGACGATACCGCGCAGCACGGCCCCGCGCTCGAAGCGGCCGCACGGCGCATGTTCGCGGAGTGGCTCGACGGCGTCGGGCTCTGA